From the Pseudanabaena sp. BC1403 genome, the window GTGGGTGACATCGACCATCACTGGTAGTTGTGATTCTTGCGCAGCTTGGGCAAGGACAACTTCGAGATTATCGGTCACAGGTATTTCTAATTCGCCAATACCAATAACTTCGCCGATATCTTCGCCAATGTGCGATCTGCCGATCGCACCTGCGAGCATCATGTCTGGTGATTGGGCGATCGCTTTAATAATTTCGCGCCCCATTTTGCCTGTCGCCCCAGAAACAACGACAGGAATTTTGTTATTAGTCATAAATAATTTTCAAGGTTTACTCTGGCTAAATATTAAGACAAACAATGTCACTTGCAGTGTGCCTGCGCTTTTTGAGCAGAACAGGATGTCGTAAGCGGATCTAATGAATCCATCAAGGATTTGTTAGGTGTTAAATATACATCCGTTGCCATTTTTTGCAACTCGCCTATGGTTTACAGGTTATTTGAAGATTCATTAATTACTTCTAGAGCTTGACTAATTGCACTGAATATTTCATCTAGTTCAAAGTTTGTTGATGTGTCGGGTTGTGATAAATTTCTCGGAAGTTTTTACTTTAGTAACTTACGGTACGGCGCAAACTTGCCGAAATGTAAGTTTTGCTCATTGGTCTTGTTGGATTCTGAGCATGGCTTTGGCTTTGGCTAGACGGACTAGATGCTCAATAAATTCATAATGCTGCCATAGACGTTGATCGCTTTCATTTAATCCGTCTGTACGATTTTTATCTAAGAGGTTTTCTATCTCTGTTTGTACAGATGGAGATAGGTGTAGTGCGAGAATTTCTTGAGGAGATGGTAGTTTAGCGAAAAATTCTAAAATTTCAGTCAGTCCAGTAAATTCTGTGGAAGGGTTGGCAGTAATTTCTTGTAAACCTAAAGCTAAAATTTGCGGAAGACTGTCTTTGCGAGATTCTAACCGTAGGGCAATGTCATCAGGTATTTCTAGGGTGATTTGCATGTTTTTGAATCCCAATTTTATCTATACGTTACCTTCTAAATTAGTTGACTGCCAAGCTAATTTTTTGTTGATTAATTTGATGGTAAAGACGATCGCTAAAAATAGAACGCAACAAGAGATGGCAACTAATGTTTCTGTGATTTTCGGAGAAACAAATACAATAAAACCTCGATCTTTGATCAGTGCTGAAAAACTAGAAACGCAAAATGGCATGAGATAAAGTCGGAATGTTTGCCAGTAATCTACACTATCGCTCTTGTTAGAAGAGATGCTTAATACAAGCCCTGTGCCAATCACAGCACTTATCCCCAGAGCATTAATCCAAGTCTTAGGCAATGGATCAAAATAGAAATAAACAATAACGACATACCAAATCAAGTAGCACCAAAGCACAACTTTACCGATCTTAATGTCGCGTAAATATTGAATTAACCACTTCATGAATTTGTACCTTCGATCTCAACAAGTTGATATCCCGCAGTAGCAGGACTAACCACTGAAATAAAAACTAGAGGCTCGCTCCCATTATTTAATACTCCATGCACTGAGCCAGTATGAGCAACCACAACATCCCCTGCGGCGATTGGTTGCGTAGCGCCAGTTTTATCCAAATAATATTCTCCCTTGCCACTTATGATCGTCCAAGTGTCTTGTCCGTTGGGATGCAAGTGAGGCGGAATTTTTTGGTTTGGGTTGATATACCAAGCGACAACAACTGCATCTGGGGATTCA encodes:
- a CDS encoding cupin domain-containing protein codes for the protein MSKARIFDSSQFFQATDGEPIRSVVTESPDAVVVAWYINPNQKIPPHLHPNGQDTWTIISGKGEYYLDKTGATQPIAAGDVVVAHTGSVHGVLNNGSEPLVFISVVSPATAGYQLVEIEGTNS